A window of Acidiferrobacterales bacterium contains these coding sequences:
- the rsmB gene encoding 16S rRNA (cytosine(967)-C(5))-methyltransferase RsmB, protein MTGKFSKNPRLAATVAIERVVHRGQQLNRTLDTALAGHKDADRQLIAEIVNGVTRWFWRLDGYASSLVARPLRRKDRDVHYLLLTGLYQLEFTRVPAHACVNETVQAVKELGKSWAGPFINAVMREFLLNREEHCAQAQSDDTVRYSHPAWMIEVLKRQWPEHWSKILQANNSKPEMFLRVNTSECNVEEYLDILADHDIPAVADRTSPFGIRLQKRVRVEQLPGFEKGQVSIQNPASQLVAPLMDFQPGHRVLDACSAPGGKLLHMLDLCPDLDSVTAVDVDGGRCTEIEDNLHRTGRSATVIVADASRPDEWWDGKPFDRILIDAPCSATGIISKHPDIKHHRRPEDIEHSVSVQSTLLEALLPLLDSRGKLIYTTCSIVHEENEGQVSDLLRRHPELEAESLPESLGMQTGNGRQRLQGVDNSDGFFYAALRCRRQ, encoded by the coding sequence TTGACAGGAAAGTTCAGCAAAAATCCTCGACTGGCCGCCACAGTGGCGATCGAGCGGGTGGTGCACCGCGGACAGCAGTTGAACCGGACGCTTGATACCGCGCTGGCGGGCCATAAGGACGCCGACAGGCAGTTGATTGCGGAAATCGTAAACGGCGTCACCCGATGGTTCTGGCGGCTGGATGGGTACGCCAGCTCTCTTGTGGCAAGACCGCTGAGACGCAAAGATCGCGACGTTCACTATTTGCTGCTCACCGGCCTGTACCAGCTGGAATTCACCCGGGTGCCGGCACATGCCTGTGTCAACGAGACTGTTCAGGCGGTCAAGGAACTTGGTAAGTCCTGGGCGGGTCCCTTTATCAATGCGGTGATGCGGGAATTCCTGCTCAACCGGGAGGAACACTGCGCTCAGGCGCAGTCAGATGACACTGTCAGATATTCGCACCCGGCGTGGATGATTGAGGTGCTGAAGCGACAGTGGCCCGAGCACTGGAGTAAAATACTGCAAGCGAATAATTCCAAACCGGAAATGTTTCTTCGTGTGAATACCAGCGAGTGCAACGTAGAGGAATATCTGGACATTCTTGCAGACCACGATATTCCGGCGGTGGCAGACCGCACGTCTCCATTTGGAATTCGTCTGCAAAAGCGGGTTCGCGTCGAACAATTGCCCGGATTCGAAAAAGGGCAGGTTTCGATACAGAACCCGGCTTCTCAGTTGGTTGCGCCACTCATGGATTTCCAGCCCGGTCACCGTGTACTTGATGCCTGCTCAGCGCCAGGCGGCAAATTGTTGCACATGCTGGACTTATGTCCCGATCTCGATTCCGTCACAGCGGTCGATGTGGATGGGGGTCGATGTACGGAAATTGAGGACAATCTGCACCGTACCGGTCGAAGCGCGACGGTCATTGTGGCGGACGCCTCGCGCCCCGACGAATGGTGGGACGGCAAGCCGTTTGATCGTATCCTGATTGATGCGCCGTGCTCAGCCACCGGCATTATCAGCAAACATCCGGATATCAAGCATCATCGTCGACCCGAGGACATAGAACACAGCGTGTCCGTACAGTCGACACTGTTGGAGGCGTTGCTGCCGCTGCTGGACAGCCGCGGAAAACTTATCTATACAACCTGTTCCATTGTGCACGAAGAAAACGAGGGACAGGTCTCGGACCTGCTGAGGCGGCATCCCGAGCTTGAAGCTGAATCTTTGCCTGAAAGTCTCGGCATGCAAACCGGCAATGGTCGCCAGCGACTTCAGGGCGTGGACAATTCAGACGGCTTTTTCTATGCCGCCTTGAGATGTCGGAGACAATGA
- a CDS encoding sigma-54 dependent transcriptional regulator: MVNVKSHILVVDDELDIRDVIADILEDYGYHVTSVHDAAAASSAVRLNRFDAILLDIWLPGKDGITLLKEWTSRQDFNTPVVMMSAHGTVQTAVEAVQLGAFDYLEKPVSAGRLDITLRNAVRSGTAGSHRTVSATVDRGGLQLVGNSEVMQFLRKQIEIASSTVSNVLVVGEAGSGKRTIARMIHNASRGETAPCVDYDQLTSEAGEPTVSELVAKAENGTIVVSDIHTYDGHRQNKLLGVINALSGMSEQDSSAGIPRVVATVSDSIFAAVERGYFRREILNRMAGMTVNVPALKEYREDIPEVTGYFTDYLSRSENLPYKRFSTSALNCMRNHSWGGNLSELTSVLRQVLADGIAETVSDTDITPLLVERIVPQEQVMPDNGGEYYYSLSFRDARAQFERSYLLHNLKQFESYVELAKKTGLHRSSLFRKLKEHGIEVGPGYEGAQNNTDSSS; the protein is encoded by the coding sequence ATGGTAAATGTCAAGAGTCACATTCTGGTCGTAGACGATGAGCTCGATATTCGAGACGTGATCGCAGATATTCTTGAGGATTATGGCTATCATGTCACGTCGGTGCACGATGCAGCCGCTGCGAGCTCAGCCGTGAGACTGAATCGATTCGACGCAATCCTGCTTGATATCTGGCTGCCCGGCAAGGATGGCATTACGCTTCTGAAGGAGTGGACAAGTCGGCAAGATTTCAACACACCGGTCGTCATGATGTCAGCGCATGGTACGGTTCAGACAGCCGTTGAAGCGGTTCAGCTGGGTGCATTCGACTATCTTGAGAAGCCGGTTTCCGCCGGCCGGCTTGACATCACTTTGCGAAACGCAGTCAGGTCCGGTACTGCAGGCTCTCACAGGACGGTATCAGCGACTGTTGACCGGGGTGGCTTGCAACTCGTCGGAAATAGCGAGGTTATGCAATTCTTGCGCAAGCAGATCGAGATTGCTTCGTCCACTGTATCAAATGTTCTCGTCGTCGGTGAGGCAGGCAGCGGAAAACGTACCATCGCTAGAATGATTCACAATGCAAGTCGCGGCGAAACAGCCCCCTGCGTCGACTACGACCAGCTTACCTCGGAAGCGGGGGAGCCGACAGTCTCCGAACTTGTTGCAAAAGCTGAGAACGGAACGATAGTGGTGTCGGATATCCATACCTATGATGGACATCGTCAGAATAAATTGCTGGGTGTGATCAATGCATTATCCGGGATGTCGGAGCAAGACTCGTCCGCGGGCATTCCGCGAGTCGTTGCAACCGTGTCGGACTCCATTTTCGCAGCAGTTGAACGCGGCTACTTCAGACGCGAGATCCTGAATCGGATGGCCGGGATGACTGTCAATGTACCCGCATTGAAAGAATACAGGGAGGACATACCGGAAGTGACCGGATATTTCACTGACTATCTGAGTCGTTCGGAAAATCTTCCGTACAAGCGGTTTTCGACCAGCGCGCTGAACTGCATGCGCAATCACTCGTGGGGTGGAAATCTATCGGAACTGACCAGCGTTCTTCGACAGGTTCTTGCAGACGGTATCGCAGAAACTGTATCCGATACCGACATTACACCGCTTCTGGTCGAGCGCATCGTACCGCAGGAACAGGTGATGCCTGACAATGGCGGAGAATACTACTACTCTTTGTCGTTCAGGGATGCGCGGGCCCAATTCGAACGATCCTATCTGCTGCATAACCTGAAGCAATTCGAAAGCTATGTGGAACTGGCGAAGAAGACAGGCCTTCATCGATCCAGTCTGTTCCGGAAGTTGAAGGAACACGGTATTGAAGTGGGTCCCGGATACGAAGGCGCGCAAAACAATACGGATAGTTCCTCGTGA
- the trkA gene encoding Trk system potassium transporter TrkA, which produces MKKIVIFGAGAVGSSVAETLSHEENDITLIDRDETALSQKLEYLDIKTICGTACDPETLDEADIVDADLVLAVTDNDDTNILVCQLAHMLGSRPTVIARLRNPEFHKRKDELFGCEADSKKIPIDSIFSPEQLVTRQILTLINHPGALQIVEFAGGKVQLVAIRADEGGKLVGHRIEELREHLPTVDSRVAAIYREDRPIIPKRDTVIQPKDEVFFVAAHEHITNIMTELRSVEMSYGNRVMLVGAGNIGTRLARELEQVQWRVKLIEYDRARATTVSHQLAEGITVVHGNATDKDLMMRENIESTDVFCAVTNEDEVNILSAMMAKQLGAKRTMALINNSAYAALLEHTGIDSVISPSLLTISALLQDIRKGDMVAVHSLRRGAAEAIETVVHGSESDSTVVGCTIGELKLPEGANVGAILRKDEVLIAHSNIVIEDEDHVILFIVDKGDKQKQIERVQKLFEPGPLW; this is translated from the coding sequence GTGAAGAAGATTGTGATATTCGGTGCAGGCGCCGTCGGGTCCAGTGTTGCCGAGACGCTGTCGCATGAGGAGAACGATATTACCCTGATTGACCGAGACGAGACAGCACTCAGTCAGAAACTGGAATATCTCGATATCAAGACCATCTGTGGCACCGCGTGTGACCCCGAGACGCTGGATGAGGCAGACATTGTTGATGCGGATCTGGTGCTCGCAGTCACTGACAATGATGACACAAACATTCTTGTCTGCCAGCTGGCGCATATGCTGGGGAGTCGTCCGACGGTCATAGCACGGTTGCGCAACCCTGAATTTCACAAGCGCAAGGACGAGTTGTTCGGTTGCGAAGCCGACTCGAAGAAAATTCCCATCGATTCCATTTTCAGTCCGGAACAGTTGGTAACCCGTCAGATCCTGACGCTGATCAATCATCCCGGCGCACTCCAGATCGTTGAGTTTGCGGGCGGCAAGGTTCAGTTGGTTGCAATCCGGGCCGATGAGGGCGGAAAGCTCGTCGGTCATCGAATTGAGGAATTGCGCGAACATCTGCCCACAGTTGATTCCAGGGTGGCTGCGATCTATCGCGAGGATAGACCGATCATTCCCAAAAGAGATACCGTCATACAGCCGAAGGATGAGGTCTTTTTTGTTGCTGCGCATGAACACATCACCAACATCATGACGGAGTTGCGCTCGGTTGAGATGTCGTATGGCAACAGAGTGATGCTGGTTGGTGCCGGCAACATCGGAACCCGGCTCGCGCGCGAGTTGGAACAGGTGCAATGGAGAGTCAAGCTGATTGAGTATGATCGGGCTCGGGCGACTACAGTGTCGCACCAGCTTGCCGAGGGTATAACTGTCGTTCACGGAAATGCGACGGACAAGGATCTCATGATGAGGGAAAATATCGAGTCAACCGATGTGTTCTGTGCGGTAACCAACGAAGACGAGGTCAATATCCTGTCTGCCATGATGGCTAAACAGCTCGGCGCCAAGCGAACCATGGCGCTGATCAACAATTCAGCTTATGCCGCCTTGCTTGAACACACTGGCATCGACAGCGTGATCTCGCCCAGTCTGCTTACGATCAGCGCACTGTTACAGGACATTCGAAAAGGCGACATGGTTGCTGTTCACTCGCTTCGACGCGGAGCGGCGGAAGCCATCGAAACCGTGGTGCATGGTTCAGAGTCGGATTCCACGGTGGTCGGTTGCACCATTGGCGAACTCAAGTTGCCGGAAGGCGCGAACGTCGGCGCGATCTTGCGTAAGGATGAGGTGCTGATCGCGCACAGCAACATTGTGATTGAGGACGAGGACCACGTGATCCTGTTCATCGTTGACAAGGGTGACAAGCAAAAGCAGATCGAGCGGGTGCAGAAACTGTTCGAGCCCGGACCGCTGTGGTAA
- a CDS encoding lysophospholipid acyltransferase family protein: MDRHYTEPHLKHKFFGLFGSIFWYCSSKLPGRLRWHLGGVLGSALFVLHKDRKSVVMRNLELCFPEVSADERNRTALETFRYAGRGILSWGFALFARQRRIHKEVEWHGRETLNTHLGTGEPLILLCPHFVTPMLTLRSIGELSPVVAMYEPPKNPIFDMGYHCALTGIQSSFGWLNFLYRKRGEHEIRMCSSKGSMRPFFDAMKNGIPFFFLPDQNAKNLKHMVFAPFFGVPAATYTSMSRFIRFRMPRVFLCFSVIKDGGSGYELHTELLPEDFFVGDETEDAQRLNATVEKLIRRAPEQYFWLHRRFKARPAGEPPIY, from the coding sequence ATGGACCGCCACTATACTGAACCTCACTTGAAGCATAAGTTCTTCGGCCTGTTCGGCTCGATTTTCTGGTACTGTTCGTCAAAACTGCCAGGCCGTTTGCGCTGGCACCTTGGCGGAGTGTTGGGCAGCGCTCTTTTTGTACTGCATAAGGATAGAAAGTCGGTTGTAATGCGAAATCTGGAACTTTGTTTCCCCGAAGTTTCCGCGGATGAGCGCAATCGGACCGCACTTGAGACTTTCCGCTATGCGGGACGCGGCATACTGAGTTGGGGATTCGCCCTGTTTGCACGCCAGCGGCGAATCCACAAGGAAGTCGAGTGGCACGGACGTGAAACTCTAAATACCCATCTGGGTACAGGCGAGCCGTTGATTCTGCTTTGCCCTCATTTTGTCACGCCAATGCTGACGTTACGCTCAATCGGGGAACTTTCCCCGGTAGTCGCAATGTATGAGCCTCCCAAGAATCCAATCTTCGACATGGGTTATCACTGTGCGCTGACCGGCATACAGAGTTCGTTCGGCTGGCTGAATTTTCTATATCGAAAACGGGGCGAACATGAAATCAGAATGTGTTCTTCCAAGGGGAGCATGCGACCATTTTTCGATGCAATGAAGAATGGAATTCCCTTCTTTTTTCTGCCCGATCAAAACGCGAAAAATCTCAAGCATATGGTATTCGCTCCCTTTTTCGGCGTGCCTGCAGCGACTTATACCTCCATGTCGAGATTCATCCGATTCAGGATGCCGCGTGTTTTTCTGTGTTTCTCAGTCATCAAGGATGGCGGCAGCGGGTATGAATTGCATACGGAACTCCTGCCCGAGGATTTCTTTGTCGGGGATGAGACCGAAGATGCACAGCGACTGAACGCAACTGTCGAAAAACTCATTCGCAGGGCACCGGAACAGTATTTCTGGCTGCATCGCAGATTCAAGGCGCGCCCTGCGGGCGAGCCGCCCATCTATTGA
- a CDS encoding ATP-binding protein → MDRVRVAMSEARSRVEQIVPLVLTLAGVATVLATLVFSGVSTISLEDFEDNLTFVYLFNVISIAVLIVFIAIYIRRLWVRVHQRVAGTHLAIRILRTFVIVSLLSLSVIYCFTFFSVRGLISGWVDKQVKDTVSEASKLQEFFLDVFKENMVLDLSEYVEQLKTTDNPHDIPRIIFDARIAGSFEEVTYFSDPGSPTGIIASSAESVRVESLVPINPSNRLVGDLLSGQGQLSREPKLEIFNLPDEGPMLRLLIPVPQTGTNPDRYLQVIQKLSESSENLAEQISAVEARYERLIFLRKPIQINFVMTLTLIMLVVLLLAIGIVMKVTNRLVQPIQALSEGTREVAAGNYERLLPVTTKDDLGSLVESFNDMTKRIKTSQEQIEEQRSFLEVVLQNLSSGVMFIDNRTAASNINLAAASILGVDVEWFERRLLDATIRSCPHLEPLLSPIQDGMLADREQWNDSVAINSGQETKILNYSATRIPGETTEHVSYVVVIEDITDLVQAQRFEAWTEVAKKYSHELLNPLQPIRLAVDRIKLKTDLNLPSETSHSLDRAFKAIDRQLNALIRIAQSMKEYANLPEDLAFERIDMNELIGDAIIFHFEGDEDIQVERELDPELPHISGDPNLMLQVMNNILINSKDAAGGLKSLTIRIETKYIEPDAIRLKFVDNGPGFSQNMLDNAFGLFESTKPDKGSGLGLSIVKKIVDEHGGDIELSNNPDGGAQITIMLKAGQPHAHG, encoded by the coding sequence GTGGACAGAGTTCGAGTTGCCATGAGTGAAGCCCGTTCCAGAGTTGAGCAGATCGTACCGCTTGTATTGACACTTGCGGGCGTGGCTACAGTGCTGGCGACACTGGTGTTCTCGGGTGTCAGTACCATTTCGCTTGAGGACTTCGAAGACAATCTCACATTCGTATATCTTTTCAACGTCATCAGCATTGCGGTTCTCATAGTATTTATCGCAATCTACATACGCCGCCTGTGGGTCCGGGTGCATCAACGTGTCGCCGGAACACATCTCGCAATCAGAATCCTCAGAACTTTTGTAATTGTCTCGCTTCTTTCGCTGAGTGTCATCTACTGCTTTACGTTCTTTTCGGTTCGGGGGCTGATTTCCGGTTGGGTCGACAAACAGGTCAAGGACACCGTGTCGGAAGCAAGTAAACTCCAGGAGTTTTTTCTGGACGTGTTCAAGGAGAATATGGTGCTGGACTTGAGTGAGTATGTGGAGCAGCTGAAAACCACTGATAATCCACACGACATACCGCGCATAATTTTTGACGCCAGAATTGCTGGGAGTTTTGAGGAGGTTACCTACTTTTCCGACCCGGGCAGCCCGACCGGTATCATAGCCTCCAGCGCGGAATCGGTTCGGGTTGAGTCCCTGGTCCCAATCAACCCCTCCAACAGGCTGGTCGGAGATTTGCTGTCGGGGCAGGGACAGTTGAGCAGGGAACCGAAACTTGAGATTTTCAATCTCCCGGACGAAGGACCGATGCTCAGACTGCTGATCCCGGTCCCGCAAACCGGAACGAATCCCGATCGCTACCTGCAGGTCATCCAGAAACTCAGTGAGAGTTCCGAAAATCTTGCGGAACAGATCAGTGCCGTCGAGGCCCGCTACGAACGGCTTATCTTTCTGCGCAAGCCGATACAGATCAACTTCGTGATGACGCTCACGTTGATCATGCTGGTTGTGCTTTTGCTCGCCATAGGGATCGTGATGAAGGTGACGAACCGATTGGTACAGCCGATTCAGGCACTGTCGGAGGGGACCCGGGAGGTTGCTGCAGGTAACTATGAGCGGCTTTTGCCGGTTACAACCAAAGATGATCTGGGCAGTCTGGTCGAGTCATTCAACGACATGACAAAGAGGATCAAGACATCACAGGAACAGATAGAGGAGCAGCGATCATTTCTGGAAGTGGTTTTGCAGAATCTGTCGTCGGGCGTGATGTTCATTGACAATAGAACCGCTGCGAGCAACATCAATCTCGCTGCGGCATCAATCTTGGGAGTCGACGTCGAATGGTTTGAAAGACGCTTGCTCGACGCGACGATACGAAGTTGCCCGCATCTTGAGCCATTGCTGTCGCCCATTCAGGACGGCATGCTTGCTGATCGGGAGCAATGGAATGACAGTGTTGCAATCAATTCCGGACAGGAGACGAAAATACTGAATTACAGTGCAACGAGAATTCCAGGCGAGACGACAGAACATGTGAGTTATGTTGTTGTGATTGAAGACATTACAGACCTGGTACAGGCGCAGCGGTTTGAAGCGTGGACCGAGGTGGCGAAGAAGTATTCCCATGAACTTCTCAATCCGCTGCAACCGATTCGCCTGGCGGTTGATCGGATCAAGCTGAAGACTGACCTGAATCTGCCCAGCGAGACCAGTCATTCATTGGACCGGGCATTCAAGGCGATTGATCGGCAGTTGAACGCGCTGATCAGAATCGCGCAGAGTATGAAAGAATATGCAAATCTACCTGAGGATCTTGCTTTCGAGCGGATTGATATGAACGAATTGATCGGTGATGCGATCATTTTTCACTTTGAGGGGGACGAAGACATCCAGGTTGAAAGGGAGCTTGATCCTGAACTGCCGCATATCAGCGGCGATCCCAATCTGATGCTGCAGGTCATGAATAATATCCTGATCAATTCCAAGGATGCCGCAGGGGGCTTGAAAAGTCTGACGATCAGGATCGAAACAAAATATATTGAACCGGACGCCATCAGATTGAAGTTTGTCGACAACGGTCCCGGCTTCAGTCAGAATATGCTGGACAACGCTTTTGGACTTTTCGAATCGACGAAACCCGACAAGGGGTCGGGACTGGGTCTGAGCATCGTAAAAAAGATTGTTGACGAACATGGTGGCGACATCGAACTATCAAATAACCCCGATGGCGGTGCCCAAATCACCATCATGCTGAAGGCTGGGCAGCCCCACGCGCATGGTTGA
- a CDS encoding lysophospholipid acyltransferase family protein has protein sequence MSSRFSSIRATWKNSRLSNLDLPDSFAVMSARVWIRRLRSSSARFMVFLLKTVGYLPRRIILLLGIVAGWLLYSSNRKRRNIASKNLEICFPHWPVEKRRQVVRRHFRHFGQAILDLGMIWSASNDRLNRWVNLTGLDHCLRAQKDGRSIILITPHVIAVDMAAVILSQHIPLCTIMKDLRNPVFNEQVISGRSRFNLRIYKRVGGIGRMVRDLRRKRNCYYIPDQDLGTRNSVFVPFFGVQTATLSTLDRMARLGDAVVMPTYAYLDPNTGRYEITIKPPLPNFPTDNPQTNARLMNSAFEDIIYPAPEQYMWTLRWFRTRPENGPPLY, from the coding sequence TCAGGGCAACCTGGAAAAATTCGAGACTGTCCAATCTCGACCTGCCTGACTCATTTGCGGTCATGTCAGCCAGGGTATGGATCAGGAGGTTACGGTCGTCGTCTGCCCGATTCATGGTTTTTCTGCTCAAGACAGTCGGATATCTGCCCAGACGAATCATCCTATTGTTGGGCATCGTTGCCGGCTGGCTGCTCTATTCCAGCAACCGCAAACGACGCAACATAGCCAGCAAGAACCTTGAGATCTGCTTCCCGCACTGGCCGGTCGAAAAACGTCGGCAGGTCGTCCGTCGACATTTCAGACACTTCGGTCAGGCCATTCTTGATTTGGGGATGATCTGGTCCGCCAGCAATGACCGGCTGAATCGTTGGGTGAACCTCACGGGATTGGACCATTGCCTTCGTGCACAGAAAGACGGACGCTCGATTATTCTCATCACGCCTCACGTCATTGCGGTTGATATGGCCGCAGTCATACTGTCACAGCACATTCCACTGTGTACCATCATGAAGGACCTGAGAAATCCGGTATTCAACGAGCAGGTGATCTCCGGGCGGTCACGTTTCAACCTCAGGATCTACAAGCGAGTTGGCGGAATCGGACGCATGGTACGGGACTTGCGACGAAAGCGCAATTGCTACTACATCCCGGACCAGGACCTGGGTACCAGGAACTCGGTTTTTGTTCCGTTCTTTGGCGTACAGACCGCAACACTGTCCACACTTGATCGAATGGCCCGGCTGGGCGACGCGGTGGTGATGCCGACATACGCCTATCTCGACCCTAATACCGGTCGATACGAGATCACCATAAAGCCACCCTTGCCGAATTTCCCCACAGATAACCCTCAGACCAATGCCCGGCTCATGAATTCGGCATTTGAAGATATCATCTATCCTGCACCGGAACAATATATGTGGACCCTGCGATGGTTCAGAACCCGACCCGAAAATGGACCGCCACTATACTGA
- a CDS encoding TrkH family potassium uptake protein has protein sequence MHYEAVLKVVGILFAMFSVSLIPPIAISYFYGDGSLFAFVVSFAVVLAAGVIIWFPVRNKPTQLGPREGFLTVAAYWISLAVAGTLPFLLSEDLHIGFTDAFFESMSGLTTTGATVLTGLDDLPKSVLYYRQQLQWLGGMGIIVLAVAVIPMLGIGGMQLYRAEMPGAMRNTKLTPRIKETAKALWYIYLGLTVVCALAYWLAGMTPFDAIAHSFSTIAIGGFSTHDASFAFFENDAILYVALVFMILSGINFALHFRVLSRSSGFRVLSGIRARFRDRRSRRNPFHTSTFAGDSSFRQYLRDAELRTYLSVLLISALMVAVVLVLAYDHYESSSVTIKHGLFQAISIATTSGFTTTDFSSWPLFLPAFLLAVSIIGGCTGSTAGGVKVFRVILLFKQGRREILQLIHPDAVFPIRMNQAPVHDRVINAVWGFFVLYVVSFVILALVLMATGLDMITAYSTVTACLNNLGPALGDAAQNYQELSPASKWVLAFTMLLGRLELLTLLILVTPRYWRD, from the coding sequence ATGCACTACGAGGCGGTACTGAAGGTTGTCGGCATCCTTTTTGCGATGTTCAGCGTCTCGCTGATACCGCCGATTGCCATATCCTATTTCTATGGGGACGGTTCGCTGTTCGCGTTTGTCGTCTCGTTCGCGGTGGTCCTCGCGGCCGGCGTGATCATCTGGTTTCCGGTTCGCAACAAGCCTACACAACTCGGACCGCGTGAGGGATTTCTGACAGTAGCGGCATACTGGATTTCACTGGCTGTCGCCGGAACACTGCCATTTCTGCTTTCGGAAGACCTGCACATCGGATTTACCGATGCGTTCTTTGAATCGATGTCCGGCCTGACAACGACTGGGGCAACGGTGCTGACAGGATTGGACGACCTGCCGAAGTCCGTGCTGTACTATCGGCAGCAACTGCAATGGCTGGGCGGAATGGGCATTATCGTGTTGGCGGTTGCGGTGATTCCCATGTTGGGAATCGGAGGCATGCAACTGTATCGGGCCGAAATGCCCGGTGCCATGAGGAACACCAAACTTACGCCGCGAATCAAGGAAACGGCCAAGGCACTTTGGTACATCTACCTTGGCCTTACCGTGGTCTGTGCATTGGCTTACTGGCTGGCCGGCATGACCCCGTTCGATGCCATTGCGCACAGTTTCTCGACCATTGCCATCGGCGGATTTTCCACACATGATGCGAGTTTTGCGTTTTTTGAAAATGACGCGATCTTATATGTTGCCCTCGTTTTCATGATTCTGTCCGGAATCAATTTCGCTCTTCACTTTCGGGTGCTCAGCCGGTCTTCAGGATTTCGCGTCCTGAGCGGAATCCGGGCGCGCTTCAGGGACCGACGATCCAGGAGGAACCCGTTCCATACCTCGACCTTTGCGGGTGATTCGAGTTTTCGACAGTACCTCAGAGATGCTGAGCTTCGAACGTATCTGTCGGTTTTGCTGATTTCCGCCCTGATGGTGGCGGTCGTCCTGGTGCTGGCATACGATCACTACGAGAGTTCCTCGGTCACCATCAAACATGGATTGTTCCAAGCCATATCAATTGCGACAACTTCTGGGTTCACCACAACCGACTTCTCTTCCTGGCCGCTTTTCCTGCCGGCTTTTCTGTTGGCCGTCAGCATTATCGGTGGTTGCACCGGCTCCACAGCCGGCGGCGTCAAGGTCTTTCGAGTCATTTTGCTGTTCAAGCAGGGGAGACGGGAAATTCTGCAATTGATCCATCCGGATGCGGTTTTTCCCATCCGAATGAATCAGGCCCCTGTCCACGATCGGGTGATTAACGCGGTATGGGGCTTTTTTGTGTTGTATGTAGTCAGTTTTGTGATTCTCGCCCTGGTGCTGATGGCGACCGGACTCGACATGATCACCGCCTATTCGACGGTGACAGCCTGTCTTAACAATCTAGGTCCCGCGTTGGGAGACGCGGCGCAAAACTACCAGGAACTTTCGCCCGCTTCCAAGTGGGTGCTGGCGTTTACGATGCTGCTTGGCAGATTGGAACTGCTCACCTTGCTGATTCTGGTGACGCCGAGATACTGGCGCGACTGA
- a CDS encoding DUF4390 domain-containing protein, which produces MFASAMVRECRLAKRASLVAVVLMALLIASPAFGFSITFFDATRQDNEVRIKMAADLVLTEEVIKAIQANVDVNLKVQVRIYRVRKYFWDDLVVDTDVIYTISNSNIYRGYEIRSSDGNLDMIYDRLDDALTNLGKERAYMIVVPDDQANQPDIRYRGKCRIYLDRSALPSVVSTTVQFKQSWKLSTEWTEFELP; this is translated from the coding sequence ATGTTCGCCAGCGCAATGGTACGCGAGTGCAGGCTTGCAAAAAGGGCGAGCCTCGTTGCGGTGGTTTTGATGGCGTTGCTGATTGCTTCTCCAGCGTTCGGATTTTCAATTACCTTCTTCGACGCAACGCGTCAGGACAATGAGGTCAGGATCAAGATGGCGGCAGATCTCGTCCTGACAGAAGAGGTAATCAAGGCCATACAGGCGAATGTCGACGTCAATCTAAAGGTGCAGGTAAGGATCTACCGGGTGCGCAAGTATTTTTGGGACGATCTTGTTGTCGACACGGATGTCATCTACACAATCAGCAATTCCAATATCTATCGCGGTTACGAGATCAGGTCGTCTGACGGAAATCTGGACATGATTTACGATCGGCTTGACGATGCGCTCACCAACTTGGGTAAAGAGCGAGCTTACATGATTGTTGTTCCTGACGATCAGGCCAACCAACCGGACATCCGATACCGAGGCAAGTGCAGGATCTATCTTGATCGTTCGGCATTGCCATCTGTGGTCAGTACGACCGTCCAGTTCAAGCAGTCGTGGAAACTCTCCACTGAGTGGACAGAGTTCGAGTTGCCATGA